In Deinococcus psychrotolerans, the genomic window CGGTGGTGGCCCCTACGGACGCTAGCGCTGTGTTCTCCGTTCTCAAAGAACATGCCCTGGGCCTTAAAGGCCAGATCCGTCCACTTCTTGAGTTCGAGTCGGGCATCAACGACCCGACCGCCGTGGCGTTGGTTATCGGTCTCACCGAGCTGGCCAAGCATCCCAACTTGCCCCTGCTGCCACTTTTGGGCTCGTTTGTTCAGGAACTCGGCCTCGGCGGTCTACTCGGATTCGGCCTCGGTCACCTGGGTGTGCGGCTGCTCAACCGGGTGAATCTGCCACTTGACGGCCTGTATTACGTACTGACCGCTGCGCTGGTCGCGGTCATTTACGGCCTCACGGCCCTCGTGCACGGCAGTGGGTTTCTGGCTGTCTACGTGGCAGCAGTGGTGCTTGGCAACAGCGACTTCATTCACAAGCGTACCCTGCGCCTCTTTCACGAAGGTCTGTCTTATCTTTTTGAAGTGGTGATGTTTCTGCTTCTGGGGCTGCTGGTCTTCCCGGATGAGTTGCTCAAAGTGGCACTCCCAGCACTGCTCGTTTCCCTGGTGCTGGTCGTGATCGCGCGGCCCGTTGCAGTCTTTGTCGGTCTGGCCGCGACTCGGATGCCTGTTGCCCACAAGGCGATGGTGGCCTGGGTGGGGCTGCGCGGCGCAGTGCCAATCATCCTGGCGACTTTCCCGGTGTTGGCCAAAGTCGAGGGCGCACAGACAATATTCAACGTGGCTTTTTTCTTGGTGCTGGTTTCCATTCTGGTTCAGGGAACCTCACTGCCGCTGGTGGCCCGACTGCTCAATGTGAAGGCTCCGCCGGTCAGTCCACATACCATGCCACTGGAATACACGCCAACCGGTGCGGGAAAGAATGACTTGGCGGAACTGACCTTGCCGCCTGATTCGGCGGTGGTCGGACAACGTATTGTCGATCTGCATTTACCACCTGAAGCGCTGATCGTCTTGCTGCGACGGGGAGATGAATACCTGATTCCGCGTGGCAATACGAGATTACAGGCAGGAGACGTCTTGCAGTTGCTGGGCGGTAAGCCGTTTCTCGATGAGGTGCGCAAGCGAACCCTCAGGCAGGAGGCTTGAGATCTTCTGGTGGAAGATAGAAGATACCAATCCAGAGTGCCTTGTCAGATTTGATAAATGGTGTCGATCATAGGAAAAGCCCACTTGGTTAAGGCGTGTGAACGACTCAACGGCTCTTAATTTCGCGCGTCGACCAAGAACCCCAGACCCGCTTCCTCAGCGCTGCTCAGGCCCAAAGCGAGCGCGTCCAGACGTCCAATGCTGCTGTAACTGGCGTTAGGCTTGCAGATCGTCGCTCGTGGGCACCAGCACAATAGGGTCGGAAAGTGTGTGGCACAGCAGGAGGTCTATGCCAATCAGCGAATCTGTTCTACACAAACCATCTGAGTGAATCCAATCAGTTCAGCGGCGCGTATCCTTACTTGGAAGCCCATGACGGATGAACCTACGCTGATGCTGATGTTGCGCGACGGAGACGAGGACGCGCTGGCCGAGCTGTACGCCCGGCTCGGCGGACACGTTCACGCTCTGGCTTGGTGGCTACTGAACGACCGCGAGGAGGCGCACGAGGTGCTACAAGACACGTTTGACCGCCTCTTTCGGCGTGCCCACCAGTACCGGCCCGAGCTGGGATCGCCGCGAGCCTTCATTTACACGGTGGCCCGCAACGAGGCCCTCAGCCGCCTGCGGGCGCGGGGAGCGCGGCCTGTTCTGGACGGTGATGAAGATCTGCTGGGCGAGCTGTCCACGCCCAGTGCCAGCCCCGATCTGGATACCCGCATGATGGTTCAGGGTGCGCTGGTGCATCTGTCTGCCCATGATCAGACGCTGATCCACGATTCCTTCTTTCTGGGCCTCAGCCACGGTGAAATTGCGAGCGCACATGCCCTACCACTGGGGACTGTGAAAACGCGGGTGCGCCGCGCTCTGGCAAGGATGCGCCGTACCCTGGAGGGATCATGAGCGCTCCACATCCCGAAGAAACCGTGCTGCGGGCTTACGCGGTGGGCGACTTGAGCGGCCAAGCGCAGATACGAATAGAGACCCACCTGCTGGATTGTGCGGCGTGCCGGGCGCAGGTGGTGGTATGGCAAAATGAACTCGTGGCCCAAGTGGAGGCGTTGCCACGGGCGGGCGAGCTGCCACCACTGCGCCGAACGCTCCGGTTGACCTCGCAGGCCAGCGCGAGCCGAACCCGTCCAAAAAGGCCGCATTTATCCGCACATCAGCCGCGCTGGCTGGTTATTGTCCTGACTTCGGCGCTAACCCTGACTGCCGGGGCGATTGGCTGGGGTGGGTGGCAGCAGGCCCAAGCCAATACCCTGCGGGCTGAGCAGCGGCAGGTGACAGACTGGTTGGCGCAGCCGGGAGTGGCGGCGTTGGGCCTGCGTGCCAAGGATCGCCCCGCCGCTGGACACCTGCTCCTGCTGCCCAGCCGCGAGGTGCTGTTCGTGTTGCCGCCGCCTATACCGGGCAAGGTGTATCAAGTCTGGGTGGCGTCC contains:
- a CDS encoding RNA polymerase sigma factor, translated to MTDEPTLMLMLRDGDEDALAELYARLGGHVHALAWWLLNDREEAHEVLQDTFDRLFRRAHQYRPELGSPRAFIYTVARNEALSRLRARGARPVLDGDEDLLGELSTPSASPDLDTRMMVQGALVHLSAHDQTLIHDSFFLGLSHGEIASAHALPLGTVKTRVRRALARMRRTLEGS
- a CDS encoding potassium/proton antiporter gives rise to the protein MLLNTEPNTLAILVGGTLLLLSLFASKLGGRLGLPGLLLFLIIGMLAGSEGPGGIGFDDYALTQFVGTVALAFILFNGGLETSWRTTRPVLWAGISLATLGVLITTSIVGTAAHYLLGVPWVLALLLGAVVAPTDASAVFSVLKEHALGLKGQIRPLLEFESGINDPTAVALVIGLTELAKHPNLPLLPLLGSFVQELGLGGLLGFGLGHLGVRLLNRVNLPLDGLYYVLTAALVAVIYGLTALVHGSGFLAVYVAAVVLGNSDFIHKRTLRLFHEGLSYLFEVVMFLLLGLLVFPDELLKVALPALLVSLVLVVIARPVAVFVGLAATRMPVAHKAMVAWVGLRGAVPIILATFPVLAKVEGAQTIFNVAFFLVLVSILVQGTSLPLVARLLNVKAPPVSPHTMPLEYTPTGAGKNDLAELTLPPDSAVVGQRIVDLHLPPEALIVLLRRGDEYLIPRGNTRLQAGDVLQLLGGKPFLDEVRKRTLRQEA